A window of Thermoproteus sp. genomic DNA:
TTTTTCGACTACCCAAAGAGGTACAAAATAGCAGTGGCGGTGGCGGCCGTGTTGACGGCTGTGCTCCTCTGGAGGCTAGTGCCCCAGTCCCCGCCGCCCCAGATGGGCCAACCGATACAGCCCAATTACGACCTGTTGGCCCTCATAGCGGCTCTACTCATATCGTCGCTAGTCGTCGCAATAGAGACCGCTAGGAGGCTATGATAGCGGCAATTGCCGTCGGGCTTGTCCTAGTGGCGATAGGCCTCTACGGGCTTGCGGCGAGTAGGAATATGGTGAGGCTCCTCATCGCCGTGGAGATAGTGGTCGTAGGCGCCCTCGCGGCCCTCGCCCCCGTGCTCTCGACGGCGCCTTCGGTGGGCCTCTGGGCGTTGGTGTTGTTGATATCGATGGCGGCCGGCGAGGTGGCCATAATAGGCGCCGTGATATATAGGGCATACGCGGCGGCAAAGACCACAGACCTAGAGGAGTTCAGATCGGGGAGGGAGAAATGACGGGCCTAGAGCTCTACCTGTCGATACTGTTGCCCATGGCCCTATCGCTGGCCGCATATGTAGCGGCTAGGCGCTCCACAGAGATAGCCGCCTATATAAGCGCCGTCGCGTTGTTGCCCCTCCTGGCGGTGTCCTCCCTTGTGCTCTTCGTGGGCCGCGGCCTCTCCGGCTACGTGGGGCCCGGCCTCTGGACCATCTTCTCGTTATACCTAGAGCCCTACAACGCCGCCTATGTCTTCACCGTCGCGCTGGTGGGGGCCTTGGTGGCCGTCTTCTCGGCGCCCTATATGGAACATAGAGCCGAGGAGCTCGGCGTGAAGAACACCATCTTCTACCTCACCTACGGCTTCTTCTTGGGCGGCCTGGCTGGGGCCTTCATGGCTAGCAACCTCTTCGGCGTATATATCTTCATAGAGGTGGCGCTAATAGCCTCTCTATTCCAAGTGCTCTACTACGGCTACGGGAATAGGGTTAGGATAACCATAATGTATCTAGTCTGGTCGCACGTCGCGGCGTTGTTGATGCTGGCGGGCTTTATAGTCCTCTACATGTACGGAATTACGTCGGTGCCCGTGCCCCACGGCGCCTCTCTGCCCATGTCAGTGCTCGAGCTGGCGGTCCTCTTGGTCCTACTGGGCTCCTTCATCAAGATGGCGGCGCTCGGCGTCCACATGTGGCTCCCCTACGTCCACGCGGAGGCCCCCACTCCCCTCTCGGCCCTCTTGTCGCCGGTCCTCGTGGGCTTCGGCGGATATGTCATCTCCGTCGTTGCGCTCCCCTTGATGCCCCACAGCTGGCTCATGCCTCTCAGCTGGTACGGCATAGCCACCGCCATATACGGCGGCATGATGGCCTACGTCCAGAAGGACATAAAGAGGCTCTTCGCCTACTCGACAGTGAGCCAGATGGGCTATATGATACTGGCCCTCTCCCTAAACAACCCCTACGGCCTCACGGCGGCAGCCCTCATATATATCAGCCACGGCCTGGGCAAGGCGGTCCTCTTCATGACTGCTGGCTACTTCATAATGCACATACACACCCGCGATATAGACAGAATGGGCGGCCTCTACGGCTATAACTCGGCCCTAGCCGGCGCGGCCATAGTGGGCTTCCTCAACCTGGCCGGGATATTGACTATCGGCATGATATCGGAGATATCTCTCGCCGTGGCCCTAACCAAGGCCTACCTTGGACCAGAATATATAGGGATATATATAGCCTTCGCCGCCATGTTGGCGGTGACCGGGGCCTACGCCTTCACCACCATAAAGAACGTCTTCTTTGGCCCGCCCAAAATAGGGGGGACGGGGCCCTACGACGCGGCGTTGGCGGCCATAGTGGCCACGGCGCTCCTGTCGGTCTTGTTGTTCCTGCCGCCCATGTCGTCTAGCATGTGGACCAACATA
This region includes:
- a CDS encoding NADH-quinone oxidoreductase subunit K, giving the protein MIAAIAVGLVLVAIGLYGLAASRNMVRLLIAVEIVVVGALAALAPVLSTAPSVGLWALVLLISMAAGEVAIIGAVIYRAYAAAKTTDLEEFRSGREK
- a CDS encoding complex I subunit 5 family protein; translation: MTGLELYLSILLPMALSLAAYVAARRSTEIAAYISAVALLPLLAVSSLVLFVGRGLSGYVGPGLWTIFSLYLEPYNAAYVFTVALVGALVAVFSAPYMEHRAEELGVKNTIFYLTYGFFLGGLAGAFMASNLFGVYIFIEVALIASLFQVLYYGYGNRVRITIMYLVWSHVAALLMLAGFIVLYMYGITSVPVPHGASLPMSVLELAVLLVLLGSFIKMAALGVHMWLPYVHAEAPTPLSALLSPVLVGFGGYVISVVALPLMPHSWLMPLSWYGIATAIYGGMMAYVQKDIKRLFAYSTVSQMGYMILALSLNNPYGLTAAALIYISHGLGKAVLFMTAGYFIMHIHTRDIDRMGGLYGYNSALAGAAIVGFLNLAGILTIGMISEISLAVALTKAYLGPEYIGIYIAFAAMLAVTGAYAFTTIKNVFFGPPKIGGTGPYDAALAAIVATALLSVLLFLPPMSSSMWTNISAYVQNHLALVGL